In a single window of the Dreissena polymorpha isolate Duluth1 chromosome 3, UMN_Dpol_1.0, whole genome shotgun sequence genome:
- the LOC127872709 gene encoding FMRFamide peptide receptor frpr-18-like, with amino-acid sequence MTECNNEFVRMTNLTLSTEVMTGYNCSALYRPSSNESLLCTDSTLTADGTGESLASAEMYLVPIIAGFGIVGNTLAFIVFRHKSIRENSSSFFLAVRSLSDIGFLVTLLIIWTSSVFGLYLSRILLVCKTLIFLSYVFGCLSVWLVVLVTAENYIRICKPALVKIVCKTRNAKLICLLLVISILISYSFPFWTMTDDCTPLHIHYEFVTVMVYIDSVFTLFLPSIVILILMAQIAVSLINSNNRRRRLGKFPIAGKMNIFTKVTQMLFAVTLVFVILNIPSHVVRLRLVIASFFKNSLAIRTSDAIAQSIATMLYYASMAINVIIYLTFGSRFRQALVRIIRGEEFRTNRLCHERERMTRMSMSMQTIPTQCSTNNNLLNIETSMKRAHSAEI; translated from the exons ATGACGGAATGTAACAACGAATTTGTGAG aatgacaAACTTGACTCTGTCGACAGAAGTCATGACGGGGTACAACTGTTCGGCGCTTTACCGTCCGTCATCTAACGAATCATTGCTCTGTACAGACTCGACTCTGACGGCCGATGGTACTGGAGAATCCCTTGCATCTGCAGAGATGTACCTTGTCCCAATTATAGCAGGGTTTGGCATTGTAGGAAATACTCTGGCGTTTATTGTCTTCAGGCATAAGTCAATCCGAGAGAACTCCTCCAGTTTCTTTTTGGCGGTCAGAAGTTTGTCAGATATCGGTTTCCTAGTTACGCTTCTGATTATTTGGACGTCATCCGTGTTTGGACTTTATTTAAGCAGGATCCTTCTAGTTTGCAAGACGCTTATTTTTCTGTCTTATGTGTTCGGATGCTTGTCCGTTTGGCTGGTAGTATTGGTAACAGCGGAAAACTATATTCGAATATGCAAACCGGCTTTGGTCaaaattgtttgtaaaactaGAAATGCTAAACTGATATGTCTGCTCTTAGTTATATCCATTTTAATCAGTTACAGTTTTCCGTTTTGGACTATGACCGATGATTGCACGCCATTACACATTCATTATGAATTCGTTACGGTAATGGTGTATATCGATTCAGTGTTTACGTTATTCCTGCCATCGATTGTCATATTAATTTTAATGGCGCAAATTGCAGTGTCCCTAATCAATTCTAATAATCGTCGTAGGCGATTGGGAAAATTTCCAATAGCcggaaaaatgaacattttcacaaaagtGACTCAAATGCTTTTTGCTGTGACCTTGGTATTTGTCATCCTGAATATTCCATCTCATGTGGTCCGACTTCGTCTGGTGATTGCGAGCTTTTTCAAGAACAGCCTTGCAATCAGGACATCAGACGCCATCGCACAGTCCATCGCAACTATGCTTTACTACGCCTCCATGGCCATAAATGTGATAATTTACTTAACGTTTGGGAGTCGCTTTCGTCAAGCCTTGGTTCGTATCATTCGAGGTGAGGAATTCCGCACTAATCGCCTGTGCCACGAACGAGAGAGAATGACACGCATGTCGATGTCGATGCAAACGATTCCCACACAGTGttcaacaaataacaatttgctcAATATTGAAACAAGTATGAAAAGAGCTCATAGTGCTGAAATCTAA